A single Marinitoga aeolica DNA region contains:
- a CDS encoding ATP-dependent Clp protease ATP-binding subunit has translation MMNPKNFTEKALEIIENARTLANGYGTNVVTPEHITLAILDSDDEYVKRLFETINVEAIKENIESELEENVQYSFGGVRDNRVYISPTLERIFEIAKSEAKKTKHKLITTLHLLLAILLEGTSYSAKLFSKYGLTTNEIYEELKNIKVTKEGSEENVADVLAQFTIDLTKMAEEKKLMPVIGRDLEIQRTIEILSRKTKNNPVLVGDPGVGKTAIVEGLAQRIIKGAVPDALIDKKILQLDMGRLLAGAKFRGEFEERLKNVIDEVKKQGDKIILFIDELHTIIGAGKAEGNSMDAANMLKPDLARGELRVIGATTLDEYRQYIEKDKALARRFQPVQVDEPSEEDAIAILRGLKETFEKHHNVKIDDSAVVAAVKLSHRYITDRFLPDKAIDLIDEASAKARLEKSSKLSNIKKLEYEAKELEEEINDLTVKGEYEEAALKKKDLFELEKQIEELKKQYEEEKDKEEEEVIVDEERIADVIEKWTGIPAKKMLEEEREKLLNLEKEIHKRVVGQEEAIIKVAQHIRKARAGLKDPTRPIGSFLFLGPTGVGKTELAKSLAEVLFDTEEALIRIDMSEYMEKHAVSRLIGSPPGYVGYEQGGQLTEAVRRKPYSVILIDEIEKAHPDVFNILLQVLDDGRLTDGKGNTVDFRNTIIIMTSNIGSENILNKLENRGKLGFISDEERLNEERDVEKVVREELKKYFRPEFLNRLDEVIVFKPLTIEEVKEIVGIMMRRLEERVKERDLELMITEDAKEYIAKKGYDRIFGARPLRRVIEREIEMELANKIIAGEIPPKSKVIIDFDGEKLNIRVGKGEIKTKEE, from the coding sequence ATGATGAATCCAAAGAATTTTACGGAAAAGGCTCTGGAAATAATAGAAAATGCAAGAACCTTAGCAAATGGTTATGGGACTAATGTGGTAACACCAGAGCATATTACTTTAGCTATTCTCGATAGTGATGATGAATATGTAAAAAGACTTTTTGAAACGATTAATGTTGAAGCAATAAAAGAGAACATTGAAAGTGAATTAGAAGAAAATGTTCAATATTCTTTTGGTGGAGTAAGAGATAATAGAGTATATATTTCTCCAACATTAGAAAGAATTTTTGAAATAGCAAAGTCTGAGGCTAAAAAAACAAAACATAAATTGATAACAACGTTGCATTTGTTATTAGCTATATTGCTTGAAGGTACATCTTATTCGGCAAAATTATTTTCAAAATATGGATTAACAACTAATGAAATTTATGAAGAATTAAAAAATATTAAAGTAACAAAAGAAGGTTCTGAAGAAAATGTAGCGGATGTTCTTGCGCAGTTCACTATTGATTTAACAAAAATGGCAGAAGAAAAGAAATTAATGCCAGTTATAGGAAGAGATTTAGAAATTCAAAGAACTATTGAAATTCTCAGTAGAAAAACAAAGAATAATCCAGTTTTAGTAGGTGACCCAGGTGTTGGTAAAACAGCTATAGTTGAAGGATTAGCTCAAAGAATTATAAAAGGAGCAGTTCCAGATGCTTTAATAGATAAAAAGATATTACAATTAGATATGGGAAGATTATTAGCGGGAGCTAAATTTAGAGGTGAATTTGAAGAAAGGTTAAAAAACGTTATTGATGAAGTAAAAAAACAAGGCGATAAAATTATTTTGTTTATAGATGAGTTGCATACAATTATTGGAGCAGGTAAAGCAGAAGGTAATTCTATGGATGCAGCTAATATGTTAAAACCAGATTTAGCCCGTGGCGAATTAAGGGTTATAGGGGCTACAACTTTAGATGAATATAGACAATATATTGAGAAAGATAAAGCATTAGCAAGAAGGTTCCAACCTGTTCAAGTTGATGAGCCAAGTGAAGAAGATGCTATAGCAATTTTAAGAGGACTAAAAGAAACATTTGAAAAACATCATAATGTTAAGATAGATGATAGTGCAGTTGTAGCAGCTGTGAAACTTTCTCATAGATATATAACAGATAGATTTTTACCAGATAAAGCTATTGACCTTATAGATGAAGCTTCTGCAAAAGCAAGACTTGAAAAGAGTTCAAAATTATCAAATATAAAGAAATTAGAGTATGAAGCAAAAGAGTTAGAAGAAGAAATAAATGATTTAACTGTTAAAGGTGAATATGAAGAAGCAGCTTTGAAGAAAAAGGATCTTTTTGAATTAGAAAAACAAATAGAAGAATTGAAAAAACAATATGAAGAAGAAAAAGATAAAGAGGAAGAAGAAGTTATTGTAGATGAAGAAAGAATTGCAGATGTAATTGAAAAATGGACAGGTATACCAGCAAAAAAGATGTTGGAAGAGGAAAGAGAAAAATTGCTTAATTTAGAAAAAGAAATACATAAGCGTGTTGTTGGTCAGGAAGAAGCAATAATAAAAGTAGCACAACATATAAGGAAAGCAAGAGCAGGTTTAAAAGATCCAACAAGGCCAATAGGTTCATTCCTGTTCTTAGGACCAACAGGGGTCGGTAAAACTGAACTTGCAAAATCATTAGCAGAAGTATTATTTGATACAGAAGAAGCACTAATAAGAATTGATATGTCTGAGTATATGGAAAAACATGCAGTTTCAAGATTAATTGGTTCACCTCCAGGTTATGTTGGTTATGAACAAGGTGGACAATTAACTGAAGCGGTTAGAAGGAAGCCATATTCTGTGATTCTTATAGATGAAATAGAAAAAGCTCATCCAGATGTATTTAATATATTATTACAGGTATTGGATGATGGAAGATTAACAGATGGAAAAGGAAATACGGTAGATTTTAGGAATACGATTATTATTATGACAAGTAATATAGGGTCAGAAAATATATTAAATAAATTAGAAAATAGAGGTAAATTAGGATTTATAAGTGATGAAGAAAGGTTGAATGAAGAAAGAGATGTAGAAAAAGTGGTTAGAGAAGAATTGAAGAAATATTTCAGGCCAGAATTTTTAAATAGATTAGATGAAGTAATAGTATTTAAACCATTAACAATTGAAGAAGTAAAAGAAATAGTAGGAATTATGATGAGAAGATTGGAAGAAAGAGTAAAAGAAAGAGATCTGGAATTGATGATTACAGAAGATGCAAAAGAATATATTGCCAAAAAGGGATATGATAGAATTTTTGGAGCCAGACCATTAAGAAGGGTTATTGAAAGAGAAATAGAAATGGAACTTGCTAATAAAATAATAGCAGGAGAAATTCCTCCAAAGAGTAAAGTAATTATAGATTTTGATGGTGAAAAATTGAATATAAGAGTTGGAAAAGGCGAAATAAAAACTAAAGAAGAATAA
- a CDS encoding adenylosuccinate synthase: MERVAIVGAQWGDEGKGKVVNYFSKNYEWIVRFSGGANAGHTIYYKDKKYVNHLLPSIIPEGKSKAFLGAGMVIDIEQLIKEIEILENDFPGVSSKIYIDLEAFLVLPYHKEEDGILEELRKNPIGTTKKGIGPSYTDKVSREGFKIYHLFDEKLLKQRLEEVIFLKKNIYGERFKFEAEEIFEYLINQKKKLEKMKVNFTSAIDMANVFRNTSVLFEGAQGVLLDLDFGTYPFVTSGATMAHGVSSVGFSTFELDEVLGVLKAYTTRVGEGPFPTEEYGEMGEIIREKGNEFGATTGRPRRVGWLDLPALRYAKLRSGLTKFVITKADVLNGLEEIKVCVAYDVNGEIKEIPTSSYDFFVGKPVYETLEGWPDTNHINFLKYMSFIEEKTGVEIPYISYGPKTDEMCTKNDLIFEI; encoded by the coding sequence ATGGAAAGGGTTGCGATTGTTGGAGCTCAGTGGGGAGATGAAGGTAAAGGGAAAGTAGTAAATTATTTTTCAAAAAACTACGAATGGATAGTAAGATTTTCTGGTGGAGCAAATGCAGGACATACTATTTATTACAAAGATAAAAAATATGTAAATCATTTATTGCCTTCTATAATACCAGAAGGGAAATCAAAAGCGTTTTTAGGTGCTGGAATGGTTATAGACATTGAACAATTAATAAAAGAAATAGAAATATTGGAAAATGATTTTCCAGGAGTATCTTCTAAAATATATATTGATTTAGAAGCATTTTTAGTCTTACCTTATCATAAAGAGGAAGATGGAATTTTAGAAGAATTAAGGAAAAATCCAATAGGAACAACAAAAAAAGGCATTGGACCATCTTATACTGATAAAGTATCAAGGGAAGGTTTTAAAATTTATCATTTATTTGACGAAAAACTTTTAAAACAGAGATTAGAAGAAGTTATATTTTTGAAGAAAAATATCTATGGTGAAAGATTTAAATTTGAAGCTGAAGAAATATTTGAGTATTTAATAAATCAAAAGAAAAAGCTTGAGAAGATGAAAGTTAATTTTACTTCAGCAATAGATATGGCAAATGTGTTTAGGAATACCTCCGTACTCTTTGAGGGAGCTCAGGGAGTATTGCTTGATCTTGATTTTGGCACATATCCTTTTGTCACATCTGGTGCAACAATGGCTCATGGTGTATCTTCGGTTGGTTTTTCGACATTTGAATTAGATGAAGTTCTTGGTGTGTTGAAAGCTTATACAACAAGGGTTGGAGAAGGTCCGTTTCCTACAGAAGAGTATGGGGAAATGGGAGAAATAATAAGGGAAAAAGGGAATGAATTTGGTGCAACTACAGGAAGACCAAGAAGAGTGGGATGGTTAGATTTACCTGCATTAAGATACGCGAAATTAAGATCAGGTTTAACAAAATTTGTTATTACAAAAGCGGATGTTTTAAATGGACTTGAAGAAATAAAGGTTTGTGTAGCTTATGATGTTAATGGTGAAATAAAAGAGATTCCAACATCATCATATGACTTTTTTGTTGGAAAACCAGTATATGAAACATTAGAAGGTTGGCCCGATACAAATCACATTAATTTCTTAAAATATATGTCTTTTATTGAAGAAAAAACAGGTGTGGAAATCCCATATATTTCTTATGGACCTAAAACAGATGAAATGTGTACAAAAAATGATCTTATATTTGAAATATAA
- a CDS encoding TRM11 family SAM-dependent methyltransferase gives MNNFKDDLEFTTVWSFPERGKWETHNSKYRGNFAPQVAKNIILRYSNEDDIVLDPMVGGGTSLIEAKLLNRKSIGVDINPKAIEITRKNIVFNKGKYEPKIFLGDARNLNFLENNSIDLILTHPPYLNIIKYSEGKIPGDFSNISGVKKFCNELEYAIKELYRVLKPGKYCAILIGDTRKNRHYIPLSYYVMQKFLKNGFILKEDIIKVQHNCQTTPYWKAQVNKYNFYLIMHEHLFIFRKPFDNEDTSKFIYSKYNCL, from the coding sequence GTGAATAATTTTAAAGATGATTTAGAATTTACAACTGTGTGGTCATTTCCAGAAAGGGGAAAATGGGAAACTCATAATTCTAAATATAGAGGAAATTTCGCTCCACAAGTAGCTAAAAATATTATTTTAAGATATTCAAATGAAGATGATATAGTCTTAGATCCGATGGTTGGTGGAGGTACATCTTTAATAGAAGCTAAACTACTTAATAGAAAAAGTATAGGCGTAGATATTAACCCTAAAGCAATTGAAATAACTCGAAAGAATATAGTTTTTAATAAAGGAAAATATGAGCCTAAAATTTTCTTAGGAGATGCTAGAAATCTGAATTTTTTGGAAAATAATTCCATTGATCTTATATTAACTCATCCTCCATATTTAAATATTATAAAATATTCTGAAGGGAAAATACCAGGAGATTTTTCCAATATATCTGGAGTAAAAAAATTTTGTAATGAATTAGAATATGCAATAAAAGAATTATATCGTGTGTTAAAACCTGGAAAGTATTGTGCAATTTTAATAGGAGATACAAGAAAAAATAGGCATTATATTCCATTATCTTACTATGTGATGCAAAAATTTTTAAAAAATGGTTTTATCTTAAAAGAAGATATTATAAAAGTTCAACATAATTGTCAAACAACTCCTTATTGGAAAGCACAAGTAAATAAATATAATTTTTATTTAATTATGCACGAACATCTTTTTATATTCAGAAAACCTTTTGATAATGAAGACACTTCAAAATTTATATATAGTAAATATAATTGCTTATGA
- a CDS encoding type II restriction endonuclease: protein MNMDFNEFIKTLSETNATLDYFVNFDKVKNNVRKIELKLNQLNYLIGKNNLKRAIFDLYEENPKVFEILDILIAVRKGNQKKILNEFGKYEYMGNYFKSPEKIYYYIKNTGLEKVFKDRNVKNLIDYVFGIEVGLDTNARKNRTGKNMSKIITKIFENNNIPFRKEVNSSEYKEIKSLGFDKKVFDFVVETLKKKYLIEVNFYNSGGSKLNEVARSYTEIAQKINQYQGFEFVWITDGKGWLDAKNKIQEAFNKIEKIYNLHTLNNFIELIKMELS, encoded by the coding sequence ATAAATATGGATTTTAATGAATTTATAAAAACATTATCTGAAACTAATGCGACATTAGATTATTTTGTTAATTTTGATAAGGTAAAAAATAATGTTCGTAAAATAGAATTAAAACTAAATCAGTTAAATTATTTAATTGGTAAAAATAATTTAAAAAGGGCTATTTTCGATTTGTATGAAGAAAACCCAAAGGTTTTTGAAATTTTAGATATTTTAATAGCAGTTAGGAAAGGGAATCAGAAAAAGATATTAAATGAATTTGGTAAATACGAATATATGGGAAATTATTTTAAGTCACCTGAAAAAATTTATTATTATATAAAAAATACAGGATTAGAAAAAGTGTTTAAAGATAGAAATGTAAAGAATTTAATAGATTATGTATTTGGTATTGAAGTTGGACTTGATACAAATGCCAGAAAAAATCGTACGGGGAAAAATATGTCTAAAATAATAACAAAAATTTTTGAAAATAATAATATTCCTTTTAGAAAAGAAGTTAATAGTAGCGAATATAAAGAAATTAAAAGCTTAGGATTTGATAAAAAGGTATTTGATTTTGTAGTAGAAACACTTAAGAAAAAGTATTTAATTGAAGTAAATTTTTATAACAGCGGAGGTTCAAAATTAAATGAAGTTGCTCGTTCTTATACTGAAATAGCTCAAAAAATAAATCAATATCAGGGTTTTGAGTTTGTGTGGATTACTGATGGAAAAGGGTGGTTAGATGCTAAAAATAAAATTCAAGAAGCTTTTAATAAAATAGAAAAAATATATAATCTGCATACTTTAAATAATTTTATTGAGTTAATTAAAATGGAGTTGAGTTGA
- a CDS encoding DNA adenine methylase, which translates to MDLLFKKIMARPFLKWAGGKTQLIPEIEKRLPNELKNGESIKYIEPFVGSGALLFYLLSNYNIREAYIIDTNEELINLYNIIKNNVDELIYLLSKLEDEYNKKNSDEKQNLYYEKRREFNELKGNKVKKAALFIFLNRTCYNGLYRVNSKGEFNVPFGRYKKPKICDEKNLKNVSYALQKVHILSGDFEISKNFVDKNTFIYFDPPYRPLSSTSNFTSYSKNIFNDKSQIRLKNFFEYVTKLGAKALLSNSDPKNMDPKDEFFDKLYHEYIIERVYAKRLINSNSKKRGKITELLIRNYEV; encoded by the coding sequence ATGGATTTGTTATTTAAAAAAATCATGGCTAGACCATTTTTAAAATGGGCAGGTGGAAAAACTCAATTAATTCCAGAGATAGAAAAAAGGCTTCCGAATGAATTAAAAAATGGGGAATCAATAAAATATATAGAACCTTTTGTTGGAAGTGGGGCGCTATTGTTTTATTTGCTTTCTAATTATAATATAAGGGAAGCTTATATTATAGATACAAATGAAGAATTAATAAATTTATATAATATAATAAAAAATAACGTAGATGAACTGATATATTTATTATCTAAATTAGAAGATGAATACAATAAAAAAAATTCTGATGAAAAGCAAAATTTATATTATGAAAAAAGAAGAGAATTTAATGAATTAAAAGGCAATAAAGTCAAGAAGGCAGCATTATTTATTTTTCTTAACAGGACTTGCTATAATGGGTTATATAGGGTTAATTCTAAAGGTGAATTTAATGTTCCGTTTGGTAGATATAAAAAACCAAAAATATGTGATGAAAAAAATTTAAAAAATGTTTCATATGCACTTCAAAAGGTTCATATTCTATCTGGGGATTTTGAGATTAGTAAAAATTTTGTTGATAAAAATACATTTATATATTTTGATCCTCCATATAGACCTTTGAGTTCAACGTCTAATTTTACTTCGTATTCTAAAAATATATTTAATGATAAATCTCAAATCAGATTGAAAAATTTTTTTGAATATGTGACTAAACTTGGTGCAAAAGCACTTTTGAGTAACTCAGATCCTAAAAATATGGATCCAAAAGATGAATTTTTTGATAAGCTATATCATGAATATATCATAGAAAGAGTATATGCAAAAAGATTAATAAATTCTAACTCTAAAAAGCGTGGGAAGATTACAGAACTTTTAATTAGAAACTACGAAGTTTAG
- a CDS encoding thioredoxin family protein has translation MRKILILVLLVISIYSFSNVKLDDFVVHDFNNAMKIGKITGKNIIVMFSSETCYYCKKFKNEVLVDKEIQKWLRTEFIIAEINPDRNKKAIYQGKTLNYAELFGAFGVRGTPTFFFFDSKGEALAQLPGYVPKDVFLSILKFFKYFRKERISFQEFQEKNIDVNIDRKVLNLSKDDIEFLLKNDPNTKLYDNKLDEYTNIVLEKKKEELENKFYVVIYEKK, from the coding sequence ATGAGAAAAATATTAATTCTAGTATTGTTGGTAATTTCTATTTATTCTTTTTCGAATGTAAAATTAGATGATTTTGTTGTTCATGATTTTAATAATGCAATGAAAATAGGTAAAATAACTGGTAAAAATATAATTGTAATGTTTTCTTCTGAGACATGTTATTACTGTAAGAAGTTTAAGAATGAGGTGTTAGTTGATAAAGAAATACAAAAATGGTTAAGAACGGAATTTATTATTGCAGAAATAAATCCTGATAGGAATAAAAAAGCTATTTATCAGGGAAAAACATTAAATTATGCAGAATTATTTGGGGCATTTGGCGTTAGAGGAACTCCAACATTTTTCTTTTTTGATAGTAAAGGCGAAGCATTGGCTCAATTACCAGGATATGTACCTAAAGATGTATTTTTATCTATATTGAAATTTTTCAAATATTTTAGAAAAGAAAGAATATCATTCCAAGAATTCCAAGAAAAAAATATAGATGTAAATATAGACAGAAAGGTTTTAAATTTAAGCAAGGACGATATAGAATTTCTTTTAAAAAACGATCCAAATACAAAATTATATGATAATAAATTAGATGAGTATACTAATATAGTGTTAGAAAAGAAAAAGGAAGAATTAGAAAATAAATTTTATGTTGTAATATATGAAAAGAAATAA
- a CDS encoding cytochrome c biogenesis CcdA family protein codes for MEPFTLSVQPDITYISSFFGGIISFFSPCVLPLVPLFFGILMPDLKNISLTLKRGIAFFIGLSLFFSILGALAGMAGSILSKYQFIFNIIAGIFIILLGIYYLFDKEGFKGAKVNLLKHKNTSFISAFIMGILISFVWIPCSGPILAAVLTFASTTSNVYKGMFMLFLYSLGISIPFLFLSGIVSKLVSKITFGTPKWEKYLKILGSTLLIIIGILVLLNKFNTLQGV; via the coding sequence ATGGAACCATTTACATTATCTGTTCAACCTGATATTACATATATTAGTTCGTTTTTTGGCGGTATAATATCATTTTTTAGTCCATGTGTTTTACCCCTTGTTCCGTTGTTTTTTGGTATATTGATGCCGGATTTAAAAAATATTTCATTAACCTTGAAAAGAGGTATAGCCTTTTTTATAGGATTATCATTATTTTTTTCAATTCTTGGAGCTTTGGCAGGAATGGCTGGATCAATATTGTCAAAATACCAATTCATATTTAATATTATAGCAGGAATTTTTATTATTTTGTTGGGGATTTATTATTTATTTGATAAAGAGGGATTTAAAGGTGCTAAAGTCAATCTTTTAAAACATAAGAATACATCATTTATCAGTGCGTTTATAATGGGTATTTTAATTTCTTTTGTATGGATACCGTGTTCGGGACCAATTTTAGCTGCGGTGTTAACCTTTGCGTCAACAACATCAAATGTATATAAAGGTATGTTTATGTTATTTTTATATTCTCTTGGTATATCTATACCATTTTTGTTTTTAAGTGGAATAGTAAGTAAATTAGTTTCTAAAATAACCTTTGGAACACCAAAATGGGAGAAGTATTTAAAAATTCTTGGCAGTACATTATTAATTATAATAGGAATATTGGTGTTATTAAATAAATTTAATACATTACAGGGAGTGTGA
- a CDS encoding DEAD/DEAH box helicase codes for MIKNLFKILNAIEDFKNSISPEILEKAKNLEVEDFVEYGDELLNFTGIVNDNDRNFRPLFYIHKETLKIGHMCTCSHVSENKMCSHIAALIFTIENNLKNKGKFNDDYHLEVNIDEYLGINDYGDTYYLIYPENPYTYVKLGRLKEKRVVLRKDIDTYKKILSFLKTKIPEDENDIKKLLVPIHINGTSEYKLILKNFKELKKIKSKKILLKNKKKIVWNDDIKFKLYVSGNIKENISTIKLLPELNKRNIVSTYDDYAYFENNTLSLIKSKTNILFPYYGPIETHVKFKNKNGLEIFIKDNLIKYEKYGFEIEIDENLGIKKDIFIPKLNLYINFINDRFYLKGKFLYGTEIEFYNDYKYRNYDEENRLLNSLKNAGIELDEKGKGTLDIDSFFEFIDNKIRSLDKNIIIKMNKNIKRQEIESIQMKLNLKNNWFDVEGEITLKDNKKIDINILRNRKDNFIVLKDDTIIKIPEKILEKLEDLKFKKNKVEIESYNIYSFLNNPNLELESLDKKTKSFIEKIKNFEKIKEYEIPELKSSMRDYQIQGYYFLRYLQEFNFNGILADDMGLGKTVQTIALILSLKEKNRKFLIITPRSVVYNWAYEIEKFTSNLKYYIYHNNQKDIPDDVDVILTTYGTIRNSIDNFKKMKLFYIILDEAQYIKNHETKLYSAIKKLKASHKLALTGTPLENSLNDLYNIFDFLMPGFFGKRKEFLRKYNYANKDSIERLKKKINPFILRRKKENVLKELPPKTEEYIFNEMTQHQTKIYHQILEEYKQKIAISQGTLNFSVLEGLLRLRQVVNHPKLLGINIESSKFNEFKKFVLEVLGENHKIVVFSQFVKMINIMEDWLKEEIIKYNKITGQTKKRVDIINEFNSDNNIKILLVSLKAGGTGLNITGADYVIHYDPWWNPAVENQATDRVYRIGQTKPVFVYKFITKNSIEEKILKLKNAKKDLYNLAITEEKSLLKNLTKEDIMQLFE; via the coding sequence ATGATTAAAAATTTATTCAAAATATTAAACGCAATTGAAGATTTCAAAAATTCCATTTCACCAGAAATACTTGAAAAAGCTAAAAATCTTGAAGTTGAGGATTTTGTTGAATATGGTGATGAACTATTAAATTTTACTGGAATCGTAAATGATAATGATAGAAACTTCAGACCTTTATTTTATATACACAAGGAAACATTAAAAATAGGACATATGTGTACATGTAGTCATGTTTCGGAAAATAAAATGTGTTCTCATATAGCTGCATTAATTTTTACAATAGAAAATAATTTAAAAAATAAAGGAAAATTTAATGACGATTATCATCTCGAAGTAAATATTGATGAATATCTGGGAATAAATGATTATGGTGATACATATTATTTAATTTACCCAGAAAACCCATATACTTATGTTAAATTAGGACGCTTAAAAGAAAAGAGAGTCGTATTGAGAAAAGATATTGACACATATAAAAAAATACTAAGTTTTTTAAAAACAAAAATACCCGAAGATGAAAATGATATAAAAAAATTATTAGTTCCTATTCATATTAATGGAACTTCTGAATATAAATTAATTTTAAAAAATTTTAAAGAACTTAAAAAAATAAAAAGTAAAAAAATTCTATTAAAAAATAAGAAAAAAATAGTATGGAACGATGATATCAAATTTAAATTATATGTTAGTGGTAATATTAAAGAGAATATTTCTACTATTAAGCTATTGCCTGAGTTAAACAAAAGAAATATCGTCTCAACATATGATGATTATGCTTATTTTGAAAATAACACTTTATCATTAATAAAATCAAAAACAAATATACTTTTTCCTTATTATGGTCCAATAGAAACCCATGTCAAATTCAAAAATAAAAACGGACTTGAAATTTTCATTAAAGATAATCTTATAAAATATGAGAAATATGGTTTTGAAATAGAAATTGATGAAAATTTAGGAATTAAAAAAGATATTTTTATCCCTAAATTAAATTTATATATTAACTTTATAAACGACCGATTCTACCTAAAAGGAAAATTTTTATATGGCACAGAAATAGAATTCTATAATGATTATAAATACAGAAACTATGATGAAGAAAATAGATTATTAAATTCATTAAAAAATGCAGGAATTGAATTAGATGAAAAAGGAAAAGGAACATTAGATATTGATTCTTTTTTTGAATTCATCGATAACAAGATAAGATCACTGGATAAAAACATTATAATAAAAATGAATAAAAATATAAAAAGACAAGAAATTGAAAGCATACAAATGAAACTAAATTTAAAAAACAATTGGTTTGATGTTGAAGGAGAAATCACTTTAAAAGATAATAAGAAAATTGATATAAATATTTTGAGAAATAGAAAAGACAATTTTATAGTTCTAAAAGATGATACCATCATTAAAATACCAGAAAAAATCTTAGAAAAATTAGAAGATTTAAAATTTAAAAAAAATAAAGTAGAAATTGAAAGTTATAATATATACTCATTTTTAAATAATCCTAATTTAGAATTGGAATCATTAGATAAAAAAACAAAATCTTTTATTGAAAAAATTAAAAATTTTGAAAAAATTAAAGAATATGAAATACCAGAATTAAAATCATCTATGAGAGATTATCAAATTCAAGGTTATTATTTCCTTAGATATCTTCAAGAATTTAATTTTAATGGAATATTAGCAGATGATATGGGACTTGGAAAAACTGTACAAACTATAGCTTTAATATTGTCTTTAAAAGAGAAAAATAGAAAGTTTTTAATAATAACTCCACGTTCTGTAGTATATAACTGGGCATACGAAATAGAAAAATTTACTTCTAATTTAAAGTATTATATTTATCATAATAATCAAAAAGATATTCCAGATGACGTTGATGTAATATTAACCACTTATGGAACAATAAGAAATTCTATCGACAACTTTAAAAAAATGAAATTATTTTATATTATTCTCGACGAAGCTCAATATATAAAGAATCATGAAACAAAGTTATATTCAGCTATTAAAAAATTGAAGGCATCTCATAAATTAGCATTAACTGGCACACCTTTAGAGAATTCTTTAAACGATTTATACAACATATTTGATTTCTTAATGCCAGGATTTTTTGGAAAAAGAAAGGAATTCTTAAGAAAATATAATTATGCAAATAAGGATAGTATAGAAAGGTTAAAGAAAAAAATCAATCCATTTATTTTGAGAAGAAAAAAAGAAAATGTTTTAAAAGAACTGCCTCCAAAAACAGAAGAATATATATTCAATGAAATGACACAGCATCAAACAAAAATATATCATCAAATATTAGAAGAATATAAACAGAAAATAGCTATATCCCAGGGGACTTTGAATTTTAGCGTTTTAGAAGGATTATTAAGATTAAGACAAGTTGTTAATCATCCAAAGTTATTAGGTATAAATATAGAATCTTCGAAATTTAATGAATTCAAAAAATTTGTTTTAGAAGTTTTAGGAGAAAATCATAAAATTGTTGTTTTTTCTCAATTTGTAAAAATGATTAATATAATGGAAGATTGGTTAAAAGAAGAAATTATTAAATATAATAAAATCACCGGTCAAACTAAAAAAAGAGTTGATATAATTAATGAATTTAATAGTGACAATAATATAAAAATCCTTCTTGTTAGTTTAAAAGCTGGAGGTACAGGATTAAATATTACTGGAGCAGATTATGTAATACATTATGATCCATGGTGGAATCCAGCTGTAGAAAACCAAGCTACAGATAGAGTTTATAGAATCGGACAAACAAAACCTGTTTTTGTTTATAAATTCATTACAAAAAATTCTATCGAAGAGAAAATATTAAAGTTAAAAAATGCAAAAAAAGATTTATATAATCTTGCAATTACAGAAGAAAAATCATTATTAAAAAATCTAACAAAAGAAGATATTATGCAATTATTTGAATAG